A single Struthio camelus isolate bStrCam1 chromosome 8, bStrCam1.hap1, whole genome shotgun sequence DNA region contains:
- the DNAI4 gene encoding dynein axonemal intermediate chain 4 isoform X1, translating to MVTARRDARAPAAVAAAVAAAAIMLGPGGQARRRSAARGGNRTSKTDLGIRKGSAASSGTQRQGSITSSTYSYRAASRRSQFTASEGRAVDKGSLLPAKHAIQVFDDQGKDVTPRPLFRGDPSSVVTKQGKLLAQSDYSGATGSGFFSSFSMQQTSGVNVSLVGPFSRSYGSTTISKSYASTTESIADEIVEPGPRRDTTVSITDIQVRREEIKEQLTKEDLDRRVDIYLTETETIWMLDMPSVMVSVESEDAEKVLERNRIYVDVCKNRLGNDRFVERMMQTLSGAPKSKEAQCDKINTEDKGMMVTSWDLYDSFNALEIEPTSKAEGKRATVVNSSMSLMTKECDQTASTTPDRESTTSIMDLDSTVLARIHEEEEDHSESILKSEKFRQDLFFMERILMENIFQPKLAAYRQLPVLIEPVATSNISDIVIAMEEAEEEKEEQDEEEQKDIFVAPSILSNLNKAPEEVGPPSLERLWSYTCDLTNGHSVSSMAWNKLNPDVLAVGYGEFDFKEQKNGLVCCWSLKNPMWPERIFQCEHGVTTLDFSIASPNLLAVGMYNGTVAIYNVQSHNNTALLDSSESLDKHIGPVWQLKWVEQDRGTTGDDKGEILISISADGRITKWLIRKGLGCSDLMKIKRTESEKKKLTGEKERRSEALISRQAPGMCFDFHPKDTIFYLAGTEEGLIHKCSSSYNEQFLETYRGHKGPVYKIAWNPFSTDMFLSCSADWSIILWHQDSQKPILTFSSTAAAVHDIIWSPKSVSIFAAVNESRVEIWDLSISTLDPLITSFANPKVKFTTVLFAKNTDCLLIGDNKGQVSVFELQNLEASNSNKVDALQDIIGSALAT from the exons ATGGTGACCGCGCGACGCGATGCCCGAGCGCCCGCCGCGGTCGCCGCCgcggtcgccgccgccgccatcatgCTGGGTCCCGGCGGCCAGGCCCGGCGGCGCAGCGCCGCCCGCGGCGG AAATAGAACTTCTAAGACAGATCTCGGCATAAGGAAAGGATCGGCAGCAAGTTCTGGTACCCAAAGACAAGGGAGCATCACAAGCAGCACCTACTCGTACAGAGCAGCGAGCCGAAGAAGCCAGTTCACAGCTTCTGAGGGCAGAGCCGTGGACAAGGGCTCTCTCCTGCCTGCCAAGCATGCCATACAG GTTTTTGATGATCAAGGAAAGGATGTGACGCCCCGTCCTCTCTTCCGGGGAGATCCCAGTAGCGTTGTGACTAAACAAGGCAAACTCTTAGCACAAAGTGATTACTCTGGGGCCACAGGATCtggtttcttctcttctttttccatgcAACAGACATCAGGTGTAAATGTTAGTTTAGTAGGTCCGTTCTCAAG GTCGTATGGAAGCACCACTATTTCTAAATCATATGCATCAACAACTGAGTCCATAGCAGATGAAATAGTAGAACCTGGCCCTCGGCGAGACACAACTGTTAGCATAACTG ATATACAGGTGAGGCGAGAGGAGATAAAAGAACAACTGACAAAAGAAGACTTGGATAGGCGAGTGGATATTTACCTTACAGAGACGGAAACTATTTGGATGTTGGATATGCCATCTGTTATGGTGTCTGTAGAGtctgaagatgctgaaaaagtTCT ggagCGGAATAGGATTTATGTTGACGTTTGCAAAAATAGACTTGGTAACGATCGCTTTGTGGAAAGAATGATGCAAACCCTTAGTGGAGCCCCAAAAAGCAAGGAAGCGCAGTGTGACAAAATCAACACAGAAGATAAAG GGATGATGGTCACTTCCTGGGACTTGTATGATTCCTTTAATGCACTGGAAATAGAACCTACATCAAAAGCAGAAGGTAAAAGAGCCACAGTTGTGAACAGCAGCATGTCTCTTATGACTAAAGAGTGTGATCAGACTGCATCTACAACTCCTGACAGAG AGAGCACAACTTCTATAATGGATTTGGACAGTACTGTTCTTGCCAGAATCCATGAAGAGGAGGAAGACCATTCAGAGTCtatattaaaatcagaaaaatttcgtcaggatttatttttcatggagAGGATTCTAATGGAGAATATTTTTCAACCTAAACTGGCAGCTTATCGGCAACTTCCTGTCCTTATAG AACCTGTCGCTACATCAAATATTAGTGATATAGTAATAGCCATGGAagaagctgaggaggaaaaggaagagcaggaTGAGGAAGAACAGAAGGATATCTTTGTTGCCCCCTCAATTCTGTCAAATCTAAATAAAGCCCCAGAAGAAGTTGGGCCTCCCAGTTTGGAACGACTGTGGTCATATACATGTGATCTCACTAACGGGCACAGTGTGAGCAGTATGGCTTGGAACAAACTAAACCCG GATGTTTTGGCTGTTGGTTATGGAGAGTTTGACTTTAAAGAACAGAAGAACGGCTTGGTTTGCTGTTGGTCACTGAAGAACCCCATG TGGCCAGAGCGTATTTTTCAGTGTGAACATGGTGTTACTACTTTGGATTTTTCTATCGCGAGCCCTAATCTTTTAGCAGTTGGAATGTACAATGGTACTGTCGCAATCTATAACGTACAGAGCCATAATAACACTGCACTCTTAGACAGCAG TGAGTCTTTAGATAAACATATAGGTCCTGTATGGCAGCTGAAGTGGGTAGAACAGGACAGAGGCACAACAGGAGATGACAAAGGAGAGATATTAATCTCTATCTCAGCAGATGGCCGAATAACCAAATGGCTCATACGGAAAGGACTGGGTTGCTCTG ATCTGATGAAAATAAAGCGAacagaaagtgagaagaaaaaattaacaggtgagaaagaaaggagaagtgaAGCTCTGATATCTCGACAGGCACCTGGAATGTGCTTTGACTTCCATCCGAAG GATACTATTTTCTATCTTGCTGGAACAGAAGAGGGTCTTATTCACAAATGTTCTTCTTCTTACAATGAGCAGTTTCTAGAAACATACAGAGGACATAAG GGTCCTGTGTACAAAATCGCTTGGAATCCATTCAGCACTGACATGTTTTTAAGCTGCTCTGCAGACTGGAGCATTATTTTATGGCACCAGGATTCGCAGAAGCCCATTTTAACTTTCAGTTCCACCGCTGCTGCCGTTCATGACATTATATGGTCTCCAAAATCAGTCTCTATATTTGCAGCAGTGAATGAAAGCAGAGTAGAAATCTGGGATCTTAGCATCAGCAC CTTGGATCCCTTAATCACTAGCTTTGCCAACCCAAAAGTGAAATTCACGACTGTACTTTTCGCTAAGAACACCGACTGCCTTCTGATAGGAGACAATAAAGGCCAAGTCAGTGTGTTTGAGCTGCAGAATCTGGAGGCTTCCAATAGTAATAAG GTTGATGCCTTACAGGATATAATTGGTTCTGCTCTAGCTACTTAA
- the DNAI4 gene encoding dynein axonemal intermediate chain 4 isoform X2, with protein sequence MVTARRDARAPAAVAAAVAAAAIMLGPGGQARRRSAARGGNRTSKTDLGIRKGSAASSGTQRQGSITSSTYSYRAASRRSQFTASEGRAVDKGSLLPAKHAIQVFDDQGKDVTPRPLFRGDPSSVVTKQGKLLAQSDYSGATGSGFFSSFSMQQTSGVNVSLVGPFSRSYGSTTISKSYASTTESIADEIVEPGPRRDTTVSITDIQVRREEIKEQLTKEDLDRRVDIYLTETETIWMLDMPSVMVSVESEDAEKVLERNRIYVDVCKNRLGNDRFVERMMQTLSGAPKSKEAQCDKINTEDKGMMVTSWDLYDSFNALEIEPTSKAEGKRATVVNSSMSLMTKECDQTASTTPDREPVATSNISDIVIAMEEAEEEKEEQDEEEQKDIFVAPSILSNLNKAPEEVGPPSLERLWSYTCDLTNGHSVSSMAWNKLNPDVLAVGYGEFDFKEQKNGLVCCWSLKNPMWPERIFQCEHGVTTLDFSIASPNLLAVGMYNGTVAIYNVQSHNNTALLDSSESLDKHIGPVWQLKWVEQDRGTTGDDKGEILISISADGRITKWLIRKGLGCSDLMKIKRTESEKKKLTGEKERRSEALISRQAPGMCFDFHPKDTIFYLAGTEEGLIHKCSSSYNEQFLETYRGHKGPVYKIAWNPFSTDMFLSCSADWSIILWHQDSQKPILTFSSTAAAVHDIIWSPKSVSIFAAVNESRVEIWDLSISTLDPLITSFANPKVKFTTVLFAKNTDCLLIGDNKGQVSVFELQNLEASNSNKVDALQDIIGSALAT encoded by the exons ATGGTGACCGCGCGACGCGATGCCCGAGCGCCCGCCGCGGTCGCCGCCgcggtcgccgccgccgccatcatgCTGGGTCCCGGCGGCCAGGCCCGGCGGCGCAGCGCCGCCCGCGGCGG AAATAGAACTTCTAAGACAGATCTCGGCATAAGGAAAGGATCGGCAGCAAGTTCTGGTACCCAAAGACAAGGGAGCATCACAAGCAGCACCTACTCGTACAGAGCAGCGAGCCGAAGAAGCCAGTTCACAGCTTCTGAGGGCAGAGCCGTGGACAAGGGCTCTCTCCTGCCTGCCAAGCATGCCATACAG GTTTTTGATGATCAAGGAAAGGATGTGACGCCCCGTCCTCTCTTCCGGGGAGATCCCAGTAGCGTTGTGACTAAACAAGGCAAACTCTTAGCACAAAGTGATTACTCTGGGGCCACAGGATCtggtttcttctcttctttttccatgcAACAGACATCAGGTGTAAATGTTAGTTTAGTAGGTCCGTTCTCAAG GTCGTATGGAAGCACCACTATTTCTAAATCATATGCATCAACAACTGAGTCCATAGCAGATGAAATAGTAGAACCTGGCCCTCGGCGAGACACAACTGTTAGCATAACTG ATATACAGGTGAGGCGAGAGGAGATAAAAGAACAACTGACAAAAGAAGACTTGGATAGGCGAGTGGATATTTACCTTACAGAGACGGAAACTATTTGGATGTTGGATATGCCATCTGTTATGGTGTCTGTAGAGtctgaagatgctgaaaaagtTCT ggagCGGAATAGGATTTATGTTGACGTTTGCAAAAATAGACTTGGTAACGATCGCTTTGTGGAAAGAATGATGCAAACCCTTAGTGGAGCCCCAAAAAGCAAGGAAGCGCAGTGTGACAAAATCAACACAGAAGATAAAG GGATGATGGTCACTTCCTGGGACTTGTATGATTCCTTTAATGCACTGGAAATAGAACCTACATCAAAAGCAGAAGGTAAAAGAGCCACAGTTGTGAACAGCAGCATGTCTCTTATGACTAAAGAGTGTGATCAGACTGCATCTACAACTCCTGACAGAG AACCTGTCGCTACATCAAATATTAGTGATATAGTAATAGCCATGGAagaagctgaggaggaaaaggaagagcaggaTGAGGAAGAACAGAAGGATATCTTTGTTGCCCCCTCAATTCTGTCAAATCTAAATAAAGCCCCAGAAGAAGTTGGGCCTCCCAGTTTGGAACGACTGTGGTCATATACATGTGATCTCACTAACGGGCACAGTGTGAGCAGTATGGCTTGGAACAAACTAAACCCG GATGTTTTGGCTGTTGGTTATGGAGAGTTTGACTTTAAAGAACAGAAGAACGGCTTGGTTTGCTGTTGGTCACTGAAGAACCCCATG TGGCCAGAGCGTATTTTTCAGTGTGAACATGGTGTTACTACTTTGGATTTTTCTATCGCGAGCCCTAATCTTTTAGCAGTTGGAATGTACAATGGTACTGTCGCAATCTATAACGTACAGAGCCATAATAACACTGCACTCTTAGACAGCAG TGAGTCTTTAGATAAACATATAGGTCCTGTATGGCAGCTGAAGTGGGTAGAACAGGACAGAGGCACAACAGGAGATGACAAAGGAGAGATATTAATCTCTATCTCAGCAGATGGCCGAATAACCAAATGGCTCATACGGAAAGGACTGGGTTGCTCTG ATCTGATGAAAATAAAGCGAacagaaagtgagaagaaaaaattaacaggtgagaaagaaaggagaagtgaAGCTCTGATATCTCGACAGGCACCTGGAATGTGCTTTGACTTCCATCCGAAG GATACTATTTTCTATCTTGCTGGAACAGAAGAGGGTCTTATTCACAAATGTTCTTCTTCTTACAATGAGCAGTTTCTAGAAACATACAGAGGACATAAG GGTCCTGTGTACAAAATCGCTTGGAATCCATTCAGCACTGACATGTTTTTAAGCTGCTCTGCAGACTGGAGCATTATTTTATGGCACCAGGATTCGCAGAAGCCCATTTTAACTTTCAGTTCCACCGCTGCTGCCGTTCATGACATTATATGGTCTCCAAAATCAGTCTCTATATTTGCAGCAGTGAATGAAAGCAGAGTAGAAATCTGGGATCTTAGCATCAGCAC CTTGGATCCCTTAATCACTAGCTTTGCCAACCCAAAAGTGAAATTCACGACTGTACTTTTCGCTAAGAACACCGACTGCCTTCTGATAGGAGACAATAAAGGCCAAGTCAGTGTGTTTGAGCTGCAGAATCTGGAGGCTTCCAATAGTAATAAG GTTGATGCCTTACAGGATATAATTGGTTCTGCTCTAGCTACTTAA
- the DNAI4 gene encoding dynein axonemal intermediate chain 4 isoform X4, translating to MPYRSYGSTTISKSYASTTESIADEIVEPGPRRDTTVSITDIQVRREEIKEQLTKEDLDRRVDIYLTETETIWMLDMPSVMVSVESEDAEKVLERNRIYVDVCKNRLGNDRFVERMMQTLSGAPKSKEAQCDKINTEDKGMMVTSWDLYDSFNALEIEPTSKAEGKRATVVNSSMSLMTKECDQTASTTPDRESTTSIMDLDSTVLARIHEEEEDHSESILKSEKFRQDLFFMERILMENIFQPKLAAYRQLPVLIEPVATSNISDIVIAMEEAEEEKEEQDEEEQKDIFVAPSILSNLNKAPEEVGPPSLERLWSYTCDLTNGHSVSSMAWNKLNPDVLAVGYGEFDFKEQKNGLVCCWSLKNPMWPERIFQCEHGVTTLDFSIASPNLLAVGMYNGTVAIYNVQSHNNTALLDSSESLDKHIGPVWQLKWVEQDRGTTGDDKGEILISISADGRITKWLIRKGLGCSDLMKIKRTESEKKKLTGEKERRSEALISRQAPGMCFDFHPKDTIFYLAGTEEGLIHKCSSSYNEQFLETYRGHKGPVYKIAWNPFSTDMFLSCSADWSIILWHQDSQKPILTFSSTAAAVHDIIWSPKSVSIFAAVNESRVEIWDLSISTLDPLITSFANPKVKFTTVLFAKNTDCLLIGDNKGQVSVFELQNLEASNSNKVDALQDIIGSALAT from the exons ATGCCATACAG GTCGTATGGAAGCACCACTATTTCTAAATCATATGCATCAACAACTGAGTCCATAGCAGATGAAATAGTAGAACCTGGCCCTCGGCGAGACACAACTGTTAGCATAACTG ATATACAGGTGAGGCGAGAGGAGATAAAAGAACAACTGACAAAAGAAGACTTGGATAGGCGAGTGGATATTTACCTTACAGAGACGGAAACTATTTGGATGTTGGATATGCCATCTGTTATGGTGTCTGTAGAGtctgaagatgctgaaaaagtTCT ggagCGGAATAGGATTTATGTTGACGTTTGCAAAAATAGACTTGGTAACGATCGCTTTGTGGAAAGAATGATGCAAACCCTTAGTGGAGCCCCAAAAAGCAAGGAAGCGCAGTGTGACAAAATCAACACAGAAGATAAAG GGATGATGGTCACTTCCTGGGACTTGTATGATTCCTTTAATGCACTGGAAATAGAACCTACATCAAAAGCAGAAGGTAAAAGAGCCACAGTTGTGAACAGCAGCATGTCTCTTATGACTAAAGAGTGTGATCAGACTGCATCTACAACTCCTGACAGAG AGAGCACAACTTCTATAATGGATTTGGACAGTACTGTTCTTGCCAGAATCCATGAAGAGGAGGAAGACCATTCAGAGTCtatattaaaatcagaaaaatttcgtcaggatttatttttcatggagAGGATTCTAATGGAGAATATTTTTCAACCTAAACTGGCAGCTTATCGGCAACTTCCTGTCCTTATAG AACCTGTCGCTACATCAAATATTAGTGATATAGTAATAGCCATGGAagaagctgaggaggaaaaggaagagcaggaTGAGGAAGAACAGAAGGATATCTTTGTTGCCCCCTCAATTCTGTCAAATCTAAATAAAGCCCCAGAAGAAGTTGGGCCTCCCAGTTTGGAACGACTGTGGTCATATACATGTGATCTCACTAACGGGCACAGTGTGAGCAGTATGGCTTGGAACAAACTAAACCCG GATGTTTTGGCTGTTGGTTATGGAGAGTTTGACTTTAAAGAACAGAAGAACGGCTTGGTTTGCTGTTGGTCACTGAAGAACCCCATG TGGCCAGAGCGTATTTTTCAGTGTGAACATGGTGTTACTACTTTGGATTTTTCTATCGCGAGCCCTAATCTTTTAGCAGTTGGAATGTACAATGGTACTGTCGCAATCTATAACGTACAGAGCCATAATAACACTGCACTCTTAGACAGCAG TGAGTCTTTAGATAAACATATAGGTCCTGTATGGCAGCTGAAGTGGGTAGAACAGGACAGAGGCACAACAGGAGATGACAAAGGAGAGATATTAATCTCTATCTCAGCAGATGGCCGAATAACCAAATGGCTCATACGGAAAGGACTGGGTTGCTCTG ATCTGATGAAAATAAAGCGAacagaaagtgagaagaaaaaattaacaggtgagaaagaaaggagaagtgaAGCTCTGATATCTCGACAGGCACCTGGAATGTGCTTTGACTTCCATCCGAAG GATACTATTTTCTATCTTGCTGGAACAGAAGAGGGTCTTATTCACAAATGTTCTTCTTCTTACAATGAGCAGTTTCTAGAAACATACAGAGGACATAAG GGTCCTGTGTACAAAATCGCTTGGAATCCATTCAGCACTGACATGTTTTTAAGCTGCTCTGCAGACTGGAGCATTATTTTATGGCACCAGGATTCGCAGAAGCCCATTTTAACTTTCAGTTCCACCGCTGCTGCCGTTCATGACATTATATGGTCTCCAAAATCAGTCTCTATATTTGCAGCAGTGAATGAAAGCAGAGTAGAAATCTGGGATCTTAGCATCAGCAC CTTGGATCCCTTAATCACTAGCTTTGCCAACCCAAAAGTGAAATTCACGACTGTACTTTTCGCTAAGAACACCGACTGCCTTCTGATAGGAGACAATAAAGGCCAAGTCAGTGTGTTTGAGCTGCAGAATCTGGAGGCTTCCAATAGTAATAAG GTTGATGCCTTACAGGATATAATTGGTTCTGCTCTAGCTACTTAA
- the DNAI4 gene encoding dynein axonemal intermediate chain 4 isoform X3 translates to MQQTSGVNVSLVGPFSRSYGSTTISKSYASTTESIADEIVEPGPRRDTTVSITDIQVRREEIKEQLTKEDLDRRVDIYLTETETIWMLDMPSVMVSVESEDAEKVLERNRIYVDVCKNRLGNDRFVERMMQTLSGAPKSKEAQCDKINTEDKGMMVTSWDLYDSFNALEIEPTSKAEGKRATVVNSSMSLMTKECDQTASTTPDRESTTSIMDLDSTVLARIHEEEEDHSESILKSEKFRQDLFFMERILMENIFQPKLAAYRQLPVLIEPVATSNISDIVIAMEEAEEEKEEQDEEEQKDIFVAPSILSNLNKAPEEVGPPSLERLWSYTCDLTNGHSVSSMAWNKLNPDVLAVGYGEFDFKEQKNGLVCCWSLKNPMWPERIFQCEHGVTTLDFSIASPNLLAVGMYNGTVAIYNVQSHNNTALLDSSESLDKHIGPVWQLKWVEQDRGTTGDDKGEILISISADGRITKWLIRKGLGCSDLMKIKRTESEKKKLTGEKERRSEALISRQAPGMCFDFHPKDTIFYLAGTEEGLIHKCSSSYNEQFLETYRGHKGPVYKIAWNPFSTDMFLSCSADWSIILWHQDSQKPILTFSSTAAAVHDIIWSPKSVSIFAAVNESRVEIWDLSISTLDPLITSFANPKVKFTTVLFAKNTDCLLIGDNKGQVSVFELQNLEASNSNKVDALQDIIGSALAT, encoded by the exons atgcAACAGACATCAGGTGTAAATGTTAGTTTAGTAGGTCCGTTCTCAAG GTCGTATGGAAGCACCACTATTTCTAAATCATATGCATCAACAACTGAGTCCATAGCAGATGAAATAGTAGAACCTGGCCCTCGGCGAGACACAACTGTTAGCATAACTG ATATACAGGTGAGGCGAGAGGAGATAAAAGAACAACTGACAAAAGAAGACTTGGATAGGCGAGTGGATATTTACCTTACAGAGACGGAAACTATTTGGATGTTGGATATGCCATCTGTTATGGTGTCTGTAGAGtctgaagatgctgaaaaagtTCT ggagCGGAATAGGATTTATGTTGACGTTTGCAAAAATAGACTTGGTAACGATCGCTTTGTGGAAAGAATGATGCAAACCCTTAGTGGAGCCCCAAAAAGCAAGGAAGCGCAGTGTGACAAAATCAACACAGAAGATAAAG GGATGATGGTCACTTCCTGGGACTTGTATGATTCCTTTAATGCACTGGAAATAGAACCTACATCAAAAGCAGAAGGTAAAAGAGCCACAGTTGTGAACAGCAGCATGTCTCTTATGACTAAAGAGTGTGATCAGACTGCATCTACAACTCCTGACAGAG AGAGCACAACTTCTATAATGGATTTGGACAGTACTGTTCTTGCCAGAATCCATGAAGAGGAGGAAGACCATTCAGAGTCtatattaaaatcagaaaaatttcgtcaggatttatttttcatggagAGGATTCTAATGGAGAATATTTTTCAACCTAAACTGGCAGCTTATCGGCAACTTCCTGTCCTTATAG AACCTGTCGCTACATCAAATATTAGTGATATAGTAATAGCCATGGAagaagctgaggaggaaaaggaagagcaggaTGAGGAAGAACAGAAGGATATCTTTGTTGCCCCCTCAATTCTGTCAAATCTAAATAAAGCCCCAGAAGAAGTTGGGCCTCCCAGTTTGGAACGACTGTGGTCATATACATGTGATCTCACTAACGGGCACAGTGTGAGCAGTATGGCTTGGAACAAACTAAACCCG GATGTTTTGGCTGTTGGTTATGGAGAGTTTGACTTTAAAGAACAGAAGAACGGCTTGGTTTGCTGTTGGTCACTGAAGAACCCCATG TGGCCAGAGCGTATTTTTCAGTGTGAACATGGTGTTACTACTTTGGATTTTTCTATCGCGAGCCCTAATCTTTTAGCAGTTGGAATGTACAATGGTACTGTCGCAATCTATAACGTACAGAGCCATAATAACACTGCACTCTTAGACAGCAG TGAGTCTTTAGATAAACATATAGGTCCTGTATGGCAGCTGAAGTGGGTAGAACAGGACAGAGGCACAACAGGAGATGACAAAGGAGAGATATTAATCTCTATCTCAGCAGATGGCCGAATAACCAAATGGCTCATACGGAAAGGACTGGGTTGCTCTG ATCTGATGAAAATAAAGCGAacagaaagtgagaagaaaaaattaacaggtgagaaagaaaggagaagtgaAGCTCTGATATCTCGACAGGCACCTGGAATGTGCTTTGACTTCCATCCGAAG GATACTATTTTCTATCTTGCTGGAACAGAAGAGGGTCTTATTCACAAATGTTCTTCTTCTTACAATGAGCAGTTTCTAGAAACATACAGAGGACATAAG GGTCCTGTGTACAAAATCGCTTGGAATCCATTCAGCACTGACATGTTTTTAAGCTGCTCTGCAGACTGGAGCATTATTTTATGGCACCAGGATTCGCAGAAGCCCATTTTAACTTTCAGTTCCACCGCTGCTGCCGTTCATGACATTATATGGTCTCCAAAATCAGTCTCTATATTTGCAGCAGTGAATGAAAGCAGAGTAGAAATCTGGGATCTTAGCATCAGCAC CTTGGATCCCTTAATCACTAGCTTTGCCAACCCAAAAGTGAAATTCACGACTGTACTTTTCGCTAAGAACACCGACTGCCTTCTGATAGGAGACAATAAAGGCCAAGTCAGTGTGTTTGAGCTGCAGAATCTGGAGGCTTCCAATAGTAATAAG GTTGATGCCTTACAGGATATAATTGGTTCTGCTCTAGCTACTTAA